A single Oncorhynchus kisutch isolate 150728-3 linkage group LG19, Okis_V2, whole genome shotgun sequence DNA region contains:
- the LOC109896583 gene encoding cystine/glutamate transporter-like isoform X1, whose translation MGIDGIQLKEEGDEVKEKKEDEVIHLRRTIGMLPAISFIIGTVVGSGIFIAPKGVLMNSGSVGLSLVVWTLCGVLSTFGALCYAELGTTFTKSGGHYTYLLETLGPLPAFLRLWAEFLFIRPAVASYVSLAFGRYVVDPFFSPCAPPTALIKLVSILGVTFVVAINCWSVTLASRTQVTLTFIKMFALVLIIVPGITALARGQTENFQNGFEIDTLTLDKLPLAFYSGLYAYGGWFYLNFVTEEVINPNRNIPRAIIFSMVTVTVCYVLVNVAYYTMMTAEELLVSDAVAVTFANRALHGLASVIPVLVAVSCLGALNGGFFGAPRMLFVGAREGHWPVLFSMIHIRRNTPLPAVLLLYPLVVVMVARGEIFQLINFASFSRWLFIAMATMGMLIHRYRFPLHPRPFKVPLAIAVTFTVVCFFIVGLSLYSDPWNTGGSCALTLSGIPVYYLTVHRSRLPTRWRKIFNYCSKQLQILLEVAQQEVQTY comes from the exons ATGGGCATAGATGGAATTCAGTTgaaggaagagggggatgaggtgaAGGAGAAGAAAGAAGATGAAGTGATCCACCTGAGGAGGACAATAGGTATGCTTCCGGCTATCTCCTTCATCATCGGTACCGTGGTGGGCAGCGGCATCTTCATTGCACCAAAAGGGGTTCTGATGAACAGTGGTAGTGTGGGGCTGTCACTGGTGGTTTGGACACTGTGTGGGGTCCTCTCCACCTTCG GGGCCTTGTGCTATGCTGAGCTGGGAACCACCTTTACAAAGTCAGGGGGCCACTACACCTATCTGCTTGAAACATTAGGACCCTTGCCTGCGTTCCTGCGTCTCTGGGCAGAGTTTTTATTCATCAG GCCAGCTGTAGCATCCTACGTGTCCCTGGCGTTCGGACGCTATGTGGTGGATCCCTTTTTCAGCCCTTGTGCTCCTCCCACAGCACTGATTAAACTGGTCAGCATCcttggagtga CATTTGTGGTGGCGATAAACTgctggagtgtgaccctggcatCTCGCACCCAGGTCACGCTGACATTCATCAAGATGTTTGCCCTGGTCTTAATTATCGTTCCTGGCATCACGGCATTAGCCAGAG gacagacagagaaCTTTCAGAATGGCTTTGAGATTGATACATTAACACTGGATAAGCTACCATTGGCCTTTTATTCTGGTCTATATGCCTATGGTGGATG GTTTTATCTGAATTTTGTCACAGAGGAGGTCATTAACCCAAATAG AAACATCCCACGGGCAATCATCTTCTCCATGGTGACGGTGACTGTGTGCTACGTTCTTGTCAACGTGGCCTATTACACAATGATGACAGCAGAGGAGCTTCTTGTGTCTGACGCTGTAGCTGTG ACGTTTGCCAATCGTGCGCTTCACGGCTTGGCCTCTGTGATTCCTGTACTGGTAGCTGTGTCCTGTCTTGGGGCGCTGAACGGTGGCTTCTTTGGAGCACCCAG GATGCTGTTCGTGGGGGCCAGGGAGGGAcactggccagtcctcttctcaaTGATCCATATCCGTAGAAACACGCCTCTGCCTGCTGTTCTGCTGCTG TATCCgttggtggtagtgatggtggcaAGAGGAGAGATATTCCAGCTGATCAACTTTGCCTCCTTCTCTCGGTGGCTCTTCATTGCCATGGCGACCATGGGGATGCTCATCCATCGCTACCGCTTCCCCCTCCACCCAAGACCCTTCAAG GTGCCGCTGGCCATTGCAGTCACCTTCACAGTGGTGTGCTTCTTCATCGTTGGGCTGTCTCTGTACTCAGACCCCTGGAACACAGGGGGCAGCTGTGCTCTCACCCTGTCTGGAATCCCTGTCTACTACCTGACCGTGCACCGCTCACGCCTGCCCACCCGATGGAGAAAGATATTCA ACTACTGCAGTAAGCAGCTCCAGATACTGCTGGAGGTGGCTCAGCAGGAAGTTCAGACCTACTAA
- the LOC109896583 gene encoding cystine/glutamate transporter-like isoform X2 yields MGIDGIQLKEEGDEVKEKKEDEVIHLRRTIGALCYAELGTTFTKSGGHYTYLLETLGPLPAFLRLWAEFLFIRPAVASYVSLAFGRYVVDPFFSPCAPPTALIKLVSILGVTFVVAINCWSVTLASRTQVTLTFIKMFALVLIIVPGITALARGQTENFQNGFEIDTLTLDKLPLAFYSGLYAYGGWFYLNFVTEEVINPNRNIPRAIIFSMVTVTVCYVLVNVAYYTMMTAEELLVSDAVAVTFANRALHGLASVIPVLVAVSCLGALNGGFFGAPRMLFVGAREGHWPVLFSMIHIRRNTPLPAVLLLYPLVVVMVARGEIFQLINFASFSRWLFIAMATMGMLIHRYRFPLHPRPFKVPLAIAVTFTVVCFFIVGLSLYSDPWNTGGSCALTLSGIPVYYLTVHRSRLPTRWRKIFNYCSKQLQILLEVAQQEVQTY; encoded by the exons ATGGGCATAGATGGAATTCAGTTgaaggaagagggggatgaggtgaAGGAGAAGAAAGAAGATGAAGTGATCCACCTGAGGAGGACAATAG GGGCCTTGTGCTATGCTGAGCTGGGAACCACCTTTACAAAGTCAGGGGGCCACTACACCTATCTGCTTGAAACATTAGGACCCTTGCCTGCGTTCCTGCGTCTCTGGGCAGAGTTTTTATTCATCAG GCCAGCTGTAGCATCCTACGTGTCCCTGGCGTTCGGACGCTATGTGGTGGATCCCTTTTTCAGCCCTTGTGCTCCTCCCACAGCACTGATTAAACTGGTCAGCATCcttggagtga CATTTGTGGTGGCGATAAACTgctggagtgtgaccctggcatCTCGCACCCAGGTCACGCTGACATTCATCAAGATGTTTGCCCTGGTCTTAATTATCGTTCCTGGCATCACGGCATTAGCCAGAG gacagacagagaaCTTTCAGAATGGCTTTGAGATTGATACATTAACACTGGATAAGCTACCATTGGCCTTTTATTCTGGTCTATATGCCTATGGTGGATG GTTTTATCTGAATTTTGTCACAGAGGAGGTCATTAACCCAAATAG AAACATCCCACGGGCAATCATCTTCTCCATGGTGACGGTGACTGTGTGCTACGTTCTTGTCAACGTGGCCTATTACACAATGATGACAGCAGAGGAGCTTCTTGTGTCTGACGCTGTAGCTGTG ACGTTTGCCAATCGTGCGCTTCACGGCTTGGCCTCTGTGATTCCTGTACTGGTAGCTGTGTCCTGTCTTGGGGCGCTGAACGGTGGCTTCTTTGGAGCACCCAG GATGCTGTTCGTGGGGGCCAGGGAGGGAcactggccagtcctcttctcaaTGATCCATATCCGTAGAAACACGCCTCTGCCTGCTGTTCTGCTGCTG TATCCgttggtggtagtgatggtggcaAGAGGAGAGATATTCCAGCTGATCAACTTTGCCTCCTTCTCTCGGTGGCTCTTCATTGCCATGGCGACCATGGGGATGCTCATCCATCGCTACCGCTTCCCCCTCCACCCAAGACCCTTCAAG GTGCCGCTGGCCATTGCAGTCACCTTCACAGTGGTGTGCTTCTTCATCGTTGGGCTGTCTCTGTACTCAGACCCCTGGAACACAGGGGGCAGCTGTGCTCTCACCCTGTCTGGAATCCCTGTCTACTACCTGACCGTGCACCGCTCACGCCTGCCCACCCGATGGAGAAAGATATTCA ACTACTGCAGTAAGCAGCTCCAGATACTGCTGGAGGTGGCTCAGCAGGAAGTTCAGACCTACTAA